ttttgtatttttgttggttttatgtaatttgaaatgacatttgcatcatttttaccaaaagtaagactgaatgctcctgaaaatgtcaaacttatAATAATTTGGAGCATTCctacattttaaagcatgttgtcaatattgagcaggacatatcataaaaacatttttttcaaagtaggttttgacaaattatgtaaattgTGTTAATTGTTTATGGGTGTAGGACGACACTATTATCCTCCAAAGCTATTTTTCTGTTACTTTAGCTTCTTACGTTGACTCGTTATACTGTGACGGTTTAAATACCATCTCTGACTATTGTTGATTGCAGAGTAAAAACAGCATCTAAATGTTGTGCCATCGTAAACTATCTGTAACATTTTCTCACCCAGGAGTTTAAAACATGCTACAACAGAGCAGCAGATGattcaattaattcattaagcgtgtaaagaaaataaaaaaatcaagacATTTGAAGTTTGAAATGGATGctgttaaatcaaattaaattaaatgcctaattttaataaaatggCAGTTTAGCAGAGATGCAGCTCCTCTCTCATCGGGGGCAATCCATCCAAATTATATAAATGGAGTGATTACACTGCAAGAAAGAGGATAAAAATCATAATTTGTTgtcctttattttaattttgcccagtttggaggCGTCGCTGCAAAAGGAAGGAAGCGTAGGACCGAGCCTACAGACAAACATCAGCAGATCGGCTTACCTCGGACACTGTTTGGGCTCCCTAGGGTTCAGGCGAGGAgaaggagtaggaggaggagtggggagaggagaggagaggaaggagaaaagcaAGAAATAAATAgggatttttgtgtgtgtttgtgtgtgagtgaatttaaagagggagaggaagcaggaaggagagaatgaaagCTCGTTCAACATGAAGCCGTAAAACACTCAACAGGGTCCCTTCATCACAATTCATGACTTAAAAAAGAGGTTTAAGTTTAAAGAATGATGcctaaaaactttaaaaacagactTATTCTGTTTTAAAGTTCAAGACATGTAGGAACCCTGCTGTCAGTGACACCACAGCACAGACAAGACATGCTGCTGTGGCCTTCACTGTTAAATAAGCACAAAGATGCGCTGATGTAGTCAATACTGAAACCAATATCGGCTTTTTACCCAATTATATATGCTGATTGATCACTCTAAAACTTTAACAGATgtgattttaaagttattttacaATCATGTTAAAGAGGCAGGAGCTAAAaaggcctgtttcagacagaggctgaactgaggggctgcataatgGACcaatagaagataaataaggaattTTAAACtagaaatcatgcaaagatgttccagtagagccccagaatataaatatagcgTGGGAAATGTAAAGAATATGTTCCAGTATCTAGTATCCGATTACACTGcagtttacagcttgtttttgCACTTCTAGTCAGATGCTAGACTGCATTTTCTCAGTACAAGCAGActatgtgcaatgacaatagagttaaatctaatctaatttaagcacattatgaaggaatctaatggtcagtatacaaacaggaaaaagtGCACACGCTGTAGCTGCCACGCAGGTATAATTTAATAGGATATGTTGAAATCCcattaaattatacctgcattgggagctgcagccTGCACACTGTCATTCTCTGTCATCATCAGATTTAGTTTTTTGGTTCAGCACCCTTTTCCCCCCCAGATGTGTGATTTGCACACTTACATATCATTGGATTTTATATAGTAATGTCCTCTCTCCAAGACAGTCGTGATACTCACTGGTATCCCTTTATCTATAAAAGCACGTATAAGAAAATTACCTCACTACCTTTAACAACTGCTCTGTCACCCAGATGGACTTTAACCAAACCTACTCTACTGACCAGCTTTAAATTAATGCCCAACAAGTTCAATCTGAGCTCAGCAAAACTGCTTTTAGCTTTAGCGCACCACCTGACTCGTAGAATAAAAATGCAGCACCTCCTTAAAATTAAACACCTTtgtagtgtttgtttgtttgtttttttatttgagtttttaaaaacatcccAACAACTACTAGTGgcttattattttctgtattttaactTATGTTTGGATTTCCTATTTTTAATtatgaatgtattatttttccccctgttattttccttttctgtcattgtaaatagatactttattaattTCCAAGGAAATTAAGGGTCACCCTCAATGATATCTCGAGCATAAATAAAAGGCAACTACTAAATTAATCTTACAGGCTTTAGAAGGTGTAGTACAcagcctcaccactagatggctcTAGACTAAacctaacacacacattacctTTTAAAAACCTCTGAAGCTTTCCTTTTAACGTATAGacactaatattacattttgaagCCGATATTGACCAATAATTAACACAATACTACATCTCAGATAGTAAAAAGCTGCACAATCACTACcaccaacaacaaacaaacagagacaaacatttaaattagaGACACAGAAAGCGTGAAAAGTCTCAACCTCGAGCTGCATTCATCTTATAATTAATCCTCCTTCCtgagttattataattataatataaacatcatgccagacacatgcacattatAATAGAGTCAGACCGAAGCTACCACATTAGCTGCACCACAAGGTCAGCAGCCGCAAACACCGAGCTAAAGGAGAGCTAGCTCCTGGttagctgcagagagagaaccGGCCTCCTGCTACACTTTAACCCCGCAAACACTCACCGCATGTCGACCTGTGATCCTGCAAAGAGCGTTAGATATAATGGTTAACATGTTTTGCATGCTACTGAGCAGGCAGCCGGGATCCGAAAGGATTAAATGCGGAAGATTAAAGGCGTTTTATACGCTGTGTCCGTCGGAGAAATGAGGCCGGTGGAGGCTTTAGCTGCACATTGGTTCCTCTTTTATAGCtgcagaaaaaataatcttctatttttttaaggttaatttaagatctgtttatttatttattgtaaaagGCACAACAGATGTCGGTGGTTGGCACATGGTTGTTGTAACTTAAGGTGGTTTACACGcaagagaaaaacataaaaaaaataacaaagaaaaacattcaaatatattaaaaatagatagagaaaacaacaaaaacgtGACATTTTAATCGCATTGCTTTCATATTTCAAATGCTTGAAACGTGCTTgaatttttatttatgaaaagcTGTAGCTAAATTCCCTCTGTGTTTTCCAAGTTTTATTCTCTTTATGTTTTCTCTACTGCGCATGcgtgactcacatcgggtagcgactCAGTCACATCTGGTAGTGACAGCGCTGTTTGCATTAGTTTTTCGGgctctgctgttttttcctgAGCAGTTTCCGCCTCAGATAATgtagatttatatttaaaccAGCGGTCTGAGTTTGTTTCCTGTGTTATGCAAGCGAGAGGTActgagagctacaggtgtgttcaggctCGAAGTCACAGTCGGACACAGCGGTTTCGAATAGTCGTCCTGCAGTAAtcaccgctgcagacgttggttgaacattaatatacatcgctgtaaattTTTTGAAGACattagttaaggcggcaggcgaTGTTGCTTGGGCGGCCGCCTAAGCTggaaagtgctgtgggaaaccctgaatGGTTTGGGGGGGCTTTTGACCATTTTAGGGAGGCTTAAGCCCCCCCAAAATTGTCCTAACGAAGTCCATGCTCTCTACCACTGTCTATGAAGCTATAAGCCTGCTGCATGTCCTTATATAGATATTAACTTGAAGGCATATAAACATGGGCCGCTGgctaaaacataaatctacctCATCTGAAGCGTAAACTACTAAAAAAACCCAGCAGAGCCTGAAATGACTCAAACAGCAGAAGCAGTGATGCATAGTGCATGCAGTTTTCTCTCTGTTCGGGGCTGTCCCGAGTTAGCGACGTATCAGCCTATCAGAAAAATAGTACGCCTATTTTTTGTTACTGGGTAAATTCAAAAACTAAGTTGTGTTTTTCTCCCCTGCTGCAAGGATGTTCTCATTCACGAGTCTGTAAGTGGGAAaccacccccacacacactcaaacgTAGAGCACTGCTGTGTAACCCTTAGAAcatgttcagggtcaaatttgatctattttacatttgagtgaTATGAACCCACCTTAAATACTCTTTACTTTGAActttggaaatatttcaacctcttaaaaacatttgtgtgcagctgatgaaCTTTCGACCCATAGAGTGTTCATGAAAATGCACCTCACTGTCAAAGTCTTAGTCAGCTTCCTCTGTGAGGACTGAAAAGGAAACCAGTCAGAATAAACCTCTGTGATATAAAAAGAGCAAAGAAAACGGGGAGATATTAACTTGTTCGTGTGGTATGTCCTGTTTTCTCCATTATTACCTTCTATTACTGTAGTATAGCTACAGAAGTTTGTTATACAGGTAGGAACCTTttgaatgaataataatttatttttcagatgcAAACTGAGAGAGCTGCTGCACTGATGGACACAAGATAAGAAGGGAATACAAAGAGTGAGTCTAACTGACATGATCAGACAGACATATTTTCAGATGAAAACTGAGAGAGCTGCACTGACTTTGCAGATTAGGACTTTACCTACAAGTTGTATCATATGatcatataaaaaaagatttttatagAAGAAACCAGTTACACTCTTATGTatcaattataatataatatataactgacataatattatgatatttttGTACTTCAGTAAGATTTTGTATGCATATGGAGACTGTTAGTGTTTgcttctgcagtgtgtgttgttaCTTTTGGCTCTGAATTTATAAAGTCACTAAAAACCTGGTGTAAGTATTTTGCTGTAACATAAAATATGAGTAGACTTGTGCTGACAAGTTTTTACTGATGGTCTTTTTGAGTCTCTCTAACTCTTAAATGATTGTAGCTAAACAGGCCTGTAGATCAAATCAGTCAGATCCGGTAGAAACCCAGAATGAGTTTTTATtggcaaataaaaacacaacagttctCTAATCAGTGTTCTCTGATTTTACCAAAGAGCCAAGATGACGGAGCTGGACCTCCTCAACATTCAGCGTGACCTAAGTGATGAAGAATTTAAGGACTTCAAATGGTCCCTGAAGTATGAAAAGTTGGGCAACATCCCCCCCATCCAAAATAGCCGGCTGTCGAATGCAGAGAGGCGGGACGTGGTGGATCTGATGGTGCAGAATTATGAATTTGCTGGAGCTGTGGAAGTCATCAAGAGTGTTTTAAAGAAGATCAAGAGGAATGATCTGGTGATGAAGTTATCAACCATCATCCCAGGAGCAGAAGGTCAGTCACAGGAAGAGATAAACATGACAACACATCCAGACAGCAGAATTGAAACCGTCTGTGTCTTTATATATATCATAATATTAGGTAAAGTCCAGCAGTGACGTTTCTAGCTTGTATGGCTCCCTGGACGAGCCCCCCTCCAGGTCAACCTGCCCCTCTCCCCATCTCCTGGGACACACAGTGTATGTCAGCACTGCGTGTGCCTTGTGGAACctcttgtttttccattttggcGTCCATGTTAACCGATTAAAGCAGCCATGCAGCACGGTTGTTGCAGAGTGTCACCtagagcagtggttctcaaagtggggtccgggGACCCCCGGGGGTCCCCAGGCCATTGCCAGGGGGTCCTTGAAACAGTTTGCTACAGGTCAAGTTAGgccaaaatgcaatgaaatgattCTGTTTGAAACTATTGAGGTATCAACATAACATGTTCTGGTAATAAAATGTTCCAATGTATTTACCGGAACAGATATTAAGCCTATATGATGTAAGTTGTAAGCCTAAATTTGTGTTGTGATTAAGAGGGGGTCTTTGCAAAATATTTTGCGCCATTAGGGGTCCCCGACCCCATTAAGTTTGAGAACCCCTGACCTAGAGAACCTATTTCTTCTGTGTGATGTGTGTCTGTTGATAGTCCAGGGCCTAAATGTCAGCGCAGGATTGCAGATATTGTGCATAGTTTATTTGACTCCTGCAAATCTAACACATATAATAAGGGACATTCCCgcacatttacagcgatgtatgTTGTTCGTGGGTAAATTCAGAACTTGTGTTGATAATGTCCggttttccttctgtgtgtgtatatgtgtgtatatgtgtgtgccccGCCTCCCCCGGTTGTCATTGTTTGGGTTAGCGTGTGTTACGTAATCCCCAAGCGGATCTCCAAAACTCACAACAACAAACCACGGCCacgttccgacgcagaagcataCATCAGGCTTGTCACTatcccggaagttccgggagtcttccgcatattgatagcggctccctgacgcccgcaaatgagacgtaatctcccggaatctggagtaaacgagcaagagcgcgcaccagagagtgactgcgcgtgtgTGTCACAGTtgatggtgtgtgtatgtgtatgtgtgtgtgtgtgtgacccccccccccccccccatcccccacacacacacacacacccccaccccccgccGAATGGACCTCCCTGAAATGTATTTCTGCAGGTTGGGGTGTCTGCTTACATCATCACACAACACCATTTATAAGCGGaaacccacccacacacacacacacacacacacactcaaacgtACAGCACTGCTGTGTAACCCTTACTTCCTGTTGAAGTTGAGAGATGCAAACCAACCAAACTTCCTGCACCCATATATGGGGACATCCCATTTAGCCTTTGATGGAACtgatacttcattctgcttaactttgacctgttgtcctcgtttGTACACGCCTTATTGGGCCACCTAGTGGTCACACaagcacattacagtgtacAAATCTATGTAAAAAGCAGATGGCTAAGTCAATTAACTGTCGATCACCAGATAAAAGTAGAGCAGGTACAaaacctgatcacattttatggttgaaacttatttttatttagtttatttatgcttaataatgtttgtagtttggtATGCAAAATAATGTAACTAATTTTTAGCAATAGCAAATAGCTACATCTTTCagagcactcaaggacaccttacaaggcacataaacacaacagtaaatcaaacaatataaatcaggtaacatttagtgcaaagataaagaataaatatgaatgtgactacaaagtgcatcagtacaataaataaacaagaacgtgattgcatagttagtgtgagacagagtatgcagctctgaataggtgcgttttcaggcgggatttaaaggtggagacagagtccgaagtgcaaatgtctggtgggagaaagttcctgaggcggggggcaaatcggctgaaagctcttgaccccatgatggtagttaagttggcagatggggcagagagctggttggcagaggaggatcggagagttcgggagggtgtgtagatgtgaatatgttcagagagatatgatggtgtaaggttgtgaaggatcttgtaagtgaggagtagaatcttaaagtcaatgcaggatttgatagggagccaatgaagttgctgcagggcaggagtgatgtgttcaatagagggggttctggttatgatacgagcggctgcgttctgtaccagctggagtttgtgaagacgcggaagaccaaagaggagagagttacagtagtccagacgggatgtgatcagggtgtttaccaggatatcggtgcaggttggtgaaagtgagggacggagacgattGATGttacgtagatggaagtatgcagtctgagtaacgttattgatgtgggcttcaaaagataatgtgctgtccaggacgGTTATCTGAAGGAATCGCTGGTCTTCACCTATTGTGCAAATATTTCTGGGTGTGTCAACTGTGAAGCTACAGTATAAAATAATGTCTTAAACGAATGCTTTAATATTCACTAAAATGTTTGTTCAAGGGGGAAATAAACTCCTTCAGAGAACCTAAACTGAAGTTCTGATTTGTTTTGCAGATCCTGATTTGAGAATGGTGCTGATTGGAAGAACTGGTGTGGGCAAGAGTGCTGTTGGAAACACCATCCTGGGAGAGAATCGCTTCAAATCGTGTGCTACCTCTGAGTCAGTGACTGAATCGTGTGAAAAAGGGGAAACACGCTGGGCTAACAGAGTGGTTACTGTGGTAGACACACCAGGGGTCTTGCACACTTCAAAATCCCCAGAGCTCATCAAAGAAGAAATTGTGAGATGTGTCAAAGTCTCATGTCCTGGTCCTCATGTGTTCCCGCTGGTCATCCAAGCTGGTCGATTCACCAGGGAAGAGAAAAACTCAGTGGAAGCCCTGCAAGAGCTGTTTGGTCCAAAAGCAAACCAGTTCATGATGGTGCTGTTTACCCATGGTGATCACCTCCCAGGCATGACCATACAAGAGTATGTACGTGAGAGCAGCCCAGACCTCCGACGAGTCATCCAGAGCTGTGGAAACAGGTTCCACGTCTTTGACAACACCAGAAGAGACAGAAACCAAGTGGTGGAGCTGATCAAGAAGATCGATGACATGGTTGCTGGAAACGGAGGAACATACTACACAGATGAAATGTATGAAGAAGCCCAGGCCGCtgcaaaaaactaaatgtgagaGAAGACTTGGAATAATGAGAATCTTATCTATGGATAGCTGGAACTGTggtgtacatttttaattctaATGTTGCATTACTGTTCAATCATGATAATTGCATTTGGTGACGGCTACAGTGCATCTGGAAAGTATTCACACTCCTTCACTTTcaccacattttgttatgttacggTACAATGTTACAATTTTTTGGTACGCTTCCCCAGATCTGTGTCTCGATACAATCCTGTCTCTGAGGTCTAAAGACAATTCCTTTGACTTCATGGTTTCTTCTCTGACTGTCAACAGTGGGACCTTATATAGACAGGTGTGTGCCTTTCCAAATCATGTCCAATTAATTTACTACAGGTGGACTCCAATCAAGTTGTAGAAACATCTCAAGAatgatcagtggaaacaggaagcacctgagcttaaccctaaccctcaattTTCAGTGTCATAGCAAAGTGAGTGaatacaaatcactgaatggtttaggtccagaatacatgaatgacatgttagtataAACCaagtagggctctgagatctactgactcaggtcagatagtggagcccagagttcagactaaacatggtgaagcagcttttacacaactggagaaaaaaaagacaataaacttgaacttgacTTGAACTtgaaactaccagcagaactgaaatcagccccaacaggttaaaacacttctcttctcctgtgcttatgattgagctctttcaaaacacttaaaattgtaatctttcatttgcactctatgtccttttaatgattttaaagcaaatcattattttatgctgcaaccttatatttaatgctctattcaagtattttatttctctctctttctatgtttctgtactttgtttttattattattagtgtgtgtgtgtgtgtgtgtggggggggggggggttgtatgttttaatgtttccatgtgttttactattatgtttttttaattttccaattaaaaaaaagcacattgagttgtcattgtgtatgaaatgcactatataaataaaactgctgtacatgcgatatttcagttttttatttttaataaatttgcaAGAATTTCTAGAAAACCTCTTTCGCTTTGTCATTAttgggtattgtgtgtagattaatgaaaaaaaaagaatttaatccattttggtTAAGCATTAACTGTGTTTGGTTAACATCTGCTGAGTTAATGTGATGTAATATGCTTTTACTGATTGAATTCATTACACTGTAATCCATAGATGTGAAATGTAACCAGACCAAAAAAGATGTGTGAAACATGTAACCAAATATACTCATTGTAGTGACTATTTGTCCTCAACttggaaaaggaggagaaaaaaaagaagaaaagaaaaggaaaataaaataaataaactcaaattTAAATGGAGCTGATGGACATAGGTCATAGAATAAGTTGAGAAACATGCAGATCTTCTGAAAGGTTAACAGGATGTTTGGTTTCTGATGGTAATGCTGACTTGTGCAAGCAACCACCAACTCTGAGAATGTCATCCTCCAGTATAGGATCTAGCTTGATCTAGCTTGTACAGTAGACTTTTTGTCTTTGGAGACGTTATGTGAGCCATGTTTTGCAGCAGCCTTTTCACACTTGAGCCTGTTCTTCTGGACAAAACAAATGATTGCCTTTTCAGCTTCATCATAACTTTCTGGAGTCAAAAATGTCCCTCCAAGTGTGGCTCTGAAGTTTAAGGTTGACTTTGTCGACTTTCTTCATTCTTGATATTTCAAAGTTAGTTGTACTTATGATGAATAAGCGTACACACAGACACCTTTAAAGTTGAGATAAATAagaatttatttattgcattttatgAGTAAATACACAAGTTAAGGCCAGAAAAATGAAACCTcaccctccctcactccctcacACAGCAGCCTGAATCATTCAGAGTAAAGCCTCCAatccaacattaaaaaaaagaacagtaaaGTTAAATAAGTCTTGTGCGTATAAGCGACAAtggaatatataaaaatgtaatgtactgtaaagcCATGCATACAGTACTatagaagacagagagagactggaCCTCTGCTTCACTCTCATCAGTCGAGTATGAGTTGAGAAGCTGTAAACGCCGAtacaaagaaacagaagaaatggagtaaattaaatgtaattgtataaaaataaagaggTTGTCTTTGCGTAGTGCTGACGGTCTGAACAGTGAAATGTAAACTGTCAGAACAAGTAAAAATAACAGAGACAAACATAATAATCACTGTGTGGTTGTTTAAAGAAAGAGTGATATGTTGTATGAAGTGCATTCAttttcagtcacacacacacagacacagacagattttGGCAGGCAGCAGACGTGTTGCTCTCAGGACTCCACGGTTTGGTTAAAGTGTCTTTTCCCGTCCAGGTACAACATCGACTCtgtcagagaaaaacagatcAGAGACAACGTGTCAGATTCATGAAGAACAGTTCATTGTGAGGCTCAGAGGCGACTTTTAATCCTTCATATTATTCTGATGAGACAGTCCGGTTTGTGCtgctccggagaaaactgtcggtgtgaaacaagttcacggctatttcctgcagtctatctgtccacGCTTCTGAACCTGTGagccaatcaacctgtcaatcacgacgtagccacgccctaatgcataccctgctttatcgtcaaatataaaatcagggaggccaaaatgtcccaaatgaacatcatactgcattgaagaaggctttaaactagcgattgagaccataaacacattttgaaaacgtttactgaggttagaaatcaagtgagaagttggtgaattctccattgacttgtatagagacggaagtccttttgacacaaaacggtcgccccctggtggccttttgatagaatgcagttttaaattacttcggcgttggcctcatttcagaggaccggagctacCCGCCTGCTCAAAAtgagcaacttttttttttttttttttttctttaaacaaatcATCATTAAAGTAAGAACTAActgaaattcatttattttgattttttattatttttcccttttggttTGTCACTATTTCTAAGGTAGATAAAGGACAAGGAACAAGGACATATggttatttactttatttatacatctgtatttgagtttaacgaccgaaataaacttaaataaactcaaaagtaaaaaagaagtAAGACAAGTGCCGAAGAAATGCCATAAATAACAAGAAAGAAGTGCAACAATTATGAAAGtcctaatgtgtgtgtgtgtgtgtgtgtgtgtgtgtgtgtgtgtgtgtgtgtgtgtatgtgtgtatgtgtaatctATCATAGAATACTTTTGAGGACATATTTCAGACTTAGGGCAAATTAACTGGGAACAAAAGCTGATATTTGATACAGTGGTTAATGTTAAGGTaaatctatgtaatgtccccaaaagtgactgtgtgtgtgtctgtgtgagtgtatgtgtgtgtgtctgtgtgtgtgtgtgtgtctcggcTCACCTCCATATGTCATTGGCATGATGTTGGGGACGTCACGGTCGGAGGCGAAGGTGAAGTGGAAGACGTTGGTGGTGTTGTGCTGGCTGGTCAGAGGGTCGAACACCTCGCTGTGAACTCTGACCTGGATGTATTTCCCCTGCGTGTAACacacctaaaacacacacacacacacacacacacacacacacacacacacacacacacacacacacacacacacacatatggtcAGTATAATACACAGTCATAAACACCATGATgtcataa
Above is a window of Scomber scombrus chromosome 20, fScoSco1.1, whole genome shotgun sequence DNA encoding:
- the LOC134002140 gene encoding GTPase IMAP family member 7-like — protein: MTELDLLNIQRDLSDEEFKDFKWSLKYEKLGNIPPIQNSRLSNAERRDVVDLMVQNYEFAGAVEVIKSVLKKIKRNDLVMKLSTIIPGAEDPDLRMVLIGRTGVGKSAVGNTILGENRFKSCATSESVTESCEKGETRWANRVVTVVDTPGVLHTSKSPELIKEEIVRCVKVSCPGPHVFPLVIQAGRFTREEKNSVEALQELFGPKANQFMMVLFTHGDHLPGMTIQEYVRESSPDLRRVIQSCGNRFHVFDNTRRDRNQVVELIKKIDDMVAGNGGTYYTDEMYEEAQAAAKN